From Micromonospora rhizosphaerae, the proteins below share one genomic window:
- a CDS encoding 5-(carboxyamino)imidazole ribonucleotide synthase, with the protein MDSRTGLPVVGMVGGGQLARMTHQAAIALGQSLRVLALAPDDGAALVAADVQYGDHTDLAALRTFAKGCDVVTFDHEHVPTEHLRTLADEGVKLFPSADALLHAQDKRIMRERLGELGAPNPAWRPVTEPADLVGFGDEIGWPVVLKAARGGYDGRGVWMVEDATQAAELAGTLLAGGTSLIVEARVPLRRELAVQVARSPFGQVAAYPVVETVQRDGICVEVLAPAPGLSEELAVAAQQLAIDLATALGVVGLLAVELFEVTDATGRPAIVVNELAMRPHNSGHWTIEGARTSQFEQHLRAVLDYPMGDTSLTAPVVVMANVLGGEPGGMSIDERLHHLFAAEPGAKVHLYGKQVRPGRKIGHVTVLGDDLADVRARAARAARRLREGDGEREE; encoded by the coding sequence ATGGATTCCCGTACCGGACTGCCTGTTGTCGGCATGGTGGGCGGAGGGCAGCTGGCCCGGATGACCCACCAGGCCGCGATCGCCCTCGGCCAGTCGCTGCGCGTGCTGGCACTCGCCCCGGACGACGGCGCCGCGCTGGTCGCGGCCGACGTCCAGTACGGCGACCACACCGACCTGGCCGCGCTGCGCACCTTCGCCAAGGGCTGCGACGTGGTCACCTTCGACCACGAGCACGTGCCGACCGAGCACCTCCGCACCCTCGCCGACGAGGGGGTGAAGCTCTTCCCATCGGCCGACGCGCTGCTGCACGCGCAGGACAAGCGGATCATGCGGGAGCGGCTCGGTGAGCTGGGCGCCCCGAACCCCGCCTGGCGGCCGGTCACCGAGCCCGCCGACCTGGTCGGCTTCGGCGACGAGATCGGCTGGCCGGTGGTGCTGAAGGCGGCCCGGGGCGGCTACGACGGCCGGGGCGTCTGGATGGTCGAGGACGCGACGCAGGCGGCCGAGCTGGCCGGCACGCTGCTCGCCGGCGGCACCTCGCTGATCGTGGAGGCGCGGGTGCCGCTGCGCCGGGAGCTGGCGGTGCAGGTCGCGCGGTCGCCGTTCGGGCAGGTGGCGGCGTACCCGGTGGTGGAGACCGTGCAGCGGGACGGCATCTGCGTGGAGGTGCTCGCCCCCGCCCCCGGCCTGTCGGAGGAGCTGGCGGTCGCCGCCCAGCAGCTCGCCATCGACCTGGCCACCGCGCTCGGCGTGGTCGGCCTGCTCGCGGTCGAGCTGTTCGAGGTGACCGACGCGACCGGCCGGCCGGCGATCGTGGTCAACGAGCTGGCGATGCGCCCGCACAACTCGGGGCACTGGACCATCGAGGGGGCCCGCACGTCGCAGTTCGAGCAGCACCTGCGCGCCGTGCTCGACTACCCGATGGGGGACACCTCGCTGACCGCGCCCGTCGTGGTGATGGCGAACGTGCTCGGCGGCGAGCCGGGCGGGATGTCGATCGACGAGCGGCTGCACCACCTCTTCGCGGCCGAGCCCGGTGCCAAGGTGCACCTGTACGGCAAGCAGGTGCGGCCGGGCCGCAAGATCGGGCACGTCACGGTGCTCGGCGACGACCTGGCGGACGTCCGGGCGCGGGCCGCGCGAGCCGCCCGCCGGCTCCGGGAGGGTGACGGTGAGCGCGAGGAGTGA
- the purE gene encoding 5-(carboxyamino)imidazole ribonucleotide mutase, producing the protein MSTVGLIMGSDSDWPVMKAAAEALDEFEVPYEVGVVSAHRTPVKMIEYGRAAAGRGVKVIIAGAGGAAHLPGMVASVTPLPVIGVPVPLKYLDGMDSLLSIVQMPAGVPVATVSIGNARNAGLLAVRILAASDPALLERMAVYQASLEELVAEKDAALRATLG; encoded by the coding sequence GTGAGCACCGTCGGTCTCATCATGGGCAGCGACTCCGACTGGCCGGTCATGAAGGCCGCCGCGGAGGCGCTGGACGAGTTCGAGGTGCCCTACGAGGTCGGCGTCGTCTCCGCGCACCGGACCCCGGTCAAGATGATCGAGTACGGCCGTGCCGCCGCCGGCCGGGGCGTCAAGGTGATCATCGCCGGGGCGGGTGGGGCCGCCCACCTGCCCGGCATGGTCGCCTCAGTCACCCCGCTGCCGGTGATCGGCGTGCCGGTCCCGCTGAAGTACCTCGACGGGATGGACTCCCTGCTGTCCATCGTGCAGATGCCGGCCGGCGTCCCGGTGGCCACCGTGTCGATCGGCAATGCGCGCAACGCCGGGCTGCTCGCCGTGCGCATCCTGGCCGCCTCGGACCCGGCGCTGCTCGAGCGGATGGCCGTGTACCAGGCGAGCCTGGAGGAGTTGGTCGCCGAGAAGGACGCCGCCCTGCGCGCCACCCTCGGCTGA
- a CDS encoding SCO7613 C-terminal domain-containing membrane protein: MQSYKCASCGQEIKPAAQCPHCGADQPQWIEHVAEIERSIAEMKAREAAILAEQRQIAAKMQAALFQRDILAHAGEERLKQTTRPRRVLRRRPGRRPPTAATGAPPRVPRQGTAPPGQEDGPPPPPRSTAHWLDVDDPEHPPEASSREVQNIPLGLGALLLGVAAVVFAAVATSSMDALARLGVLLVATVLMLLAPPVLARRGLTSTAETIAAVGLLLVPLAGYALWAVDRVGGAASGSVFAGSIFAATTVVAFGYARWTGLRAPRFATVLAAQPVLPLLAYDGIAGPAGWALVLTVVAVVDLGLARSTVVVERPVRQDLPAPPPAPTPPRQRSAEGRPEADPEEADEVLAADAADSTPEPARPVPWLPELTWVLHGGMVAVALAYAVTALLRADTVPAAARAAAVLLLAALVGLAGTLVLRRPPLPDVGAGIVTLAVIGALGRVASVALPGRSLLLIAAVITLTGVAVRAVPEWARRGPQLASAVALTVSGLVVAGGALRAGLAPVRAALPAWAADLDRWHAVLSAAVGPAAWQLAASAFLLTIAAVLALPPEIRRDFAVVGAALTALAVPASLGLGWATAPWPMLLTAVGIGLLGLSVGTERSAQVHAVTAAALGLVGAGAALARPALTTAALVTLFIAGALISLAPRARPAPSPADALSGWAAGGAAFALPGAVAAFVAATVPTDPTPTPASLRDVTVAVLAASFLGVCVTLGYAAILQVAERHISLPHAVGTGLGALAVAAAAFGAPGTTTADAWVGALLLVAAVLLFLAPSIDRGRRSDLTLDGSDLAAAATTAALIATLVRIAAVLAPGGQLVVAAALVLVVTVAVRALPQEWRRGPVLGTAIGATLIGLIAGWSALRGGVGVLATPGPIWAGDLTGWPAAPTGGETWQAPVALALLAVAAGILLPPPWKYDVAGAAVVLATIGTPAAFDLPWWSPVLVGAAVATVYGMAAVAAVDPRAALSRATVAGVVALHATGAGLVRPWTTALALGSIALIGVVVAALARVLAPPLVEDIETEGMPPHLVQVGGAAAGAALLALPGAVAALAAESGRSAEVVLTAALAASSLGLAVVAVVRRQVPAYLPYASAAVVGAATVSALVAIGTGLPAGVYAAAAALLGVLAELVRAVTTPPAGSAQPVRRWSVLLDGALRRLPDDGTQLRWRVSPAAGALAAAVLPTALALVSLAPPLVVALVEPFRSLSRIWQGPPPELLTPPADAVGRTHVLTALLLTATAALAATGFSGGRRSRAVPVVLPGAAVTLLITPAALGHGWPETVLAGLAVFTISMLGLALTPPPLLVEPARSLRVTRVLVFAIGLAAGGAGLAGSLATRELTLFTLGGAVGVGTVAALFGTTQRARILGWLFASLMAELFVLTLGLVAGLAAVWSAFGVLAVGAALQVFAATLPRLRQPEAYREAATVEWSGYAAALIALALAFDSPRHIAALLAAWGAVLGVAASRPGRRPVERRILFWAVVGCEISAWWILMRVADVALPEAYTLPFAVLALLVGLLELRHRPDLSSWVAYGPALVAAFLPTLAIVLATDTSMLRQVLLLLGAVAVLIFGSTSRQQAPVIVGATVTAIAAVHALVSLGPWLVLIPFGFLLLVLGASNERRRRAQERLQTALRGMR, encoded by the coding sequence GTGCAGAGCTACAAGTGCGCCTCGTGCGGCCAGGAGATCAAGCCGGCCGCCCAGTGCCCGCACTGCGGCGCGGACCAGCCTCAGTGGATCGAGCACGTGGCGGAGATCGAGCGCTCCATCGCCGAAATGAAGGCCCGCGAGGCCGCCATCCTCGCCGAGCAGCGGCAGATCGCCGCCAAGATGCAGGCCGCCCTCTTCCAGCGGGACATCCTCGCGCACGCCGGTGAGGAGCGGCTGAAGCAGACCACCCGGCCCCGCCGGGTGTTACGCCGGCGTCCCGGCCGGCGCCCACCGACGGCCGCCACCGGCGCGCCGCCCCGGGTGCCCCGGCAGGGCACCGCGCCGCCCGGCCAGGAGGATGGCCCGCCACCGCCGCCCCGGTCCACCGCGCACTGGCTCGACGTCGACGACCCGGAGCACCCGCCGGAGGCCTCCTCGCGAGAGGTGCAGAACATCCCGCTCGGGCTCGGCGCGCTGCTGCTCGGCGTCGCCGCGGTGGTCTTCGCCGCGGTCGCGACCAGCTCGATGGACGCGCTGGCCCGGCTCGGCGTGCTGCTGGTCGCGACGGTGCTGATGCTGCTCGCCCCGCCGGTGCTGGCCCGGCGGGGGCTCACCTCGACCGCCGAGACGATCGCCGCGGTCGGTCTGCTGCTGGTACCGCTGGCCGGGTACGCGCTCTGGGCGGTCGACCGGGTCGGCGGCGCCGCCTCGGGCTCGGTCTTCGCCGGGTCCATCTTCGCGGCGACCACCGTGGTGGCCTTCGGGTACGCCCGCTGGACCGGGCTGCGCGCACCCCGGTTCGCCACGGTGCTCGCCGCCCAACCGGTGCTGCCGCTGCTGGCGTACGACGGGATCGCCGGGCCGGCCGGCTGGGCGCTGGTGCTGACCGTGGTCGCCGTCGTCGACCTCGGCCTGGCCCGCTCGACGGTGGTCGTCGAGCGACCGGTCCGCCAGGACCTCCCCGCCCCACCACCGGCGCCGACCCCGCCCCGGCAGCGCTCCGCCGAGGGCCGGCCGGAGGCGGATCCCGAGGAGGCCGACGAGGTGCTCGCGGCGGACGCCGCCGATTCGACGCCCGAGCCGGCCCGCCCGGTGCCCTGGCTGCCCGAGCTGACCTGGGTGCTGCACGGCGGGATGGTCGCCGTCGCCCTGGCGTACGCGGTCACCGCGCTGCTGCGCGCCGACACGGTGCCGGCCGCCGCCCGAGCGGCTGCCGTGCTGCTGCTCGCCGCACTGGTCGGGCTGGCCGGCACGCTGGTGCTACGTCGACCGCCGCTGCCCGACGTCGGCGCCGGCATCGTCACCCTCGCCGTCATCGGCGCGCTCGGCCGGGTCGCCTCGGTCGCCCTCCCCGGCCGGTCCCTGCTGCTCATCGCGGCCGTCATCACGCTCACCGGGGTGGCCGTGCGGGCCGTACCGGAGTGGGCCCGGCGCGGGCCCCAGCTGGCCTCGGCCGTGGCGCTGACGGTCAGCGGCCTGGTGGTCGCCGGTGGCGCGCTACGGGCCGGGCTGGCCCCGGTCCGCGCCGCGCTGCCCGCCTGGGCGGCGGACCTGGACCGGTGGCACGCCGTACTGTCGGCCGCGGTCGGTCCGGCCGCGTGGCAACTGGCCGCCAGCGCCTTCCTGCTCACCATCGCCGCGGTGCTGGCCCTGCCGCCGGAGATCCGTCGGGACTTCGCGGTGGTCGGGGCGGCGTTGACCGCGCTCGCCGTGCCGGCCTCCCTCGGGCTGGGCTGGGCGACCGCCCCCTGGCCGATGCTGCTGACCGCGGTGGGCATTGGCCTGCTCGGGCTCTCCGTGGGCACCGAACGATCCGCGCAGGTGCACGCAGTCACCGCGGCCGCGCTGGGCCTCGTCGGGGCCGGGGCGGCGCTCGCCCGCCCGGCGTTGACCACCGCCGCCCTGGTCACCCTCTTCATCGCCGGCGCGCTGATCTCGCTGGCGCCCCGGGCCCGGCCCGCACCGAGCCCGGCGGACGCGCTCTCCGGCTGGGCGGCCGGCGGCGCGGCGTTCGCGCTGCCGGGGGCGGTGGCCGCGTTCGTCGCCGCCACCGTGCCGACCGACCCGACGCCCACCCCGGCCAGCCTGCGCGACGTCACCGTCGCGGTGCTGGCGGCGAGCTTTCTCGGGGTCTGCGTCACCCTCGGGTACGCCGCCATCCTCCAGGTGGCGGAGCGGCACATCAGCCTGCCGCACGCGGTCGGCACCGGGCTGGGCGCGCTGGCGGTCGCCGCGGCCGCGTTCGGGGCCCCCGGGACCACCACCGCCGACGCCTGGGTGGGTGCGCTGCTGCTGGTTGCCGCGGTGCTGCTCTTCCTCGCCCCGTCCATCGACCGGGGTCGCCGCTCCGACCTCACCCTGGACGGCTCCGACCTGGCCGCCGCCGCGACCACCGCGGCGCTGATCGCCACCCTGGTCCGGATCGCCGCCGTGCTGGCCCCCGGCGGTCAGCTCGTGGTGGCCGCCGCGCTGGTCCTGGTGGTCACCGTGGCGGTCCGGGCGCTGCCGCAGGAGTGGCGGCGCGGACCGGTCCTCGGCACCGCGATCGGCGCCACCCTGATCGGGCTGATCGCCGGCTGGAGCGCGCTGCGCGGCGGGGTCGGGGTGCTCGCCACCCCCGGTCCGATCTGGGCGGGCGACCTCACCGGCTGGCCGGCCGCGCCGACCGGCGGGGAGACCTGGCAGGCCCCGGTCGCGCTGGCGCTGCTGGCCGTCGCCGCCGGCATCCTGCTGCCGCCACCGTGGAAGTATGACGTGGCCGGCGCGGCCGTCGTGCTGGCCACCATCGGCACCCCGGCCGCCTTCGACCTGCCCTGGTGGTCGCCGGTGCTGGTGGGGGCGGCGGTCGCCACGGTCTACGGCATGGCGGCGGTGGCCGCGGTCGATCCCCGGGCGGCGCTGTCCCGGGCCACGGTGGCCGGGGTGGTCGCCCTACACGCGACCGGCGCCGGGCTGGTCCGCCCGTGGACCACCGCCCTGGCGCTCGGCAGCATCGCGCTGATCGGGGTGGTGGTGGCCGCCCTGGCCCGGGTGCTCGCGCCGCCGCTGGTCGAGGATATCGAGACCGAGGGGATGCCGCCGCACCTGGTACAGGTCGGGGGTGCGGCCGCGGGCGCCGCCCTGCTCGCCCTTCCCGGCGCGGTCGCCGCCCTGGCCGCCGAGTCCGGCCGCTCGGCGGAAGTGGTGCTCACCGCCGCGCTGGCCGCGTCCAGCCTCGGCCTGGCCGTGGTGGCGGTGGTCCGCCGTCAGGTCCCGGCGTATCTCCCGTACGCGAGCGCGGCCGTGGTCGGCGCCGCGACGGTCAGCGCGCTGGTCGCCATCGGCACCGGCCTGCCCGCCGGGGTGTATGCGGCCGCCGCGGCGCTGCTGGGCGTGCTCGCCGAGCTGGTCCGGGCCGTCACCACGCCACCCGCCGGCTCCGCCCAGCCGGTCCGGCGCTGGTCGGTGCTGCTGGACGGGGCGCTGCGCCGGCTCCCGGACGACGGCACCCAGCTGCGCTGGCGGGTCAGCCCGGCCGCCGGCGCGCTGGCCGCGGCGGTGCTGCCCACCGCCCTCGCGCTGGTGTCGCTGGCGCCACCGCTGGTGGTCGCCCTGGTCGAGCCGTTCCGGTCGCTGTCCCGGATCTGGCAGGGGCCGCCGCCGGAGCTGCTCACCCCGCCGGCCGACGCCGTCGGCCGGACGCACGTGCTGACCGCGCTGCTGCTCACCGCGACCGCCGCGCTCGCCGCCACCGGGTTCAGCGGCGGGCGACGGTCCCGGGCCGTGCCGGTGGTGCTGCCCGGCGCGGCGGTCACCCTGCTGATCACACCGGCGGCGCTCGGTCACGGCTGGCCGGAGACTGTGCTGGCCGGGCTGGCGGTCTTCACCATCTCGATGCTCGGGCTGGCCCTGACCCCACCCCCGCTGCTGGTCGAGCCAGCCCGGTCGTTGCGGGTGACCCGGGTGCTGGTCTTCGCGATCGGGCTGGCCGCCGGGGGCGCCGGGCTGGCCGGCAGCCTCGCCACCCGGGAGCTGACGCTGTTCACCCTGGGCGGGGCGGTCGGCGTCGGCACGGTCGCCGCGCTCTTCGGCACCACCCAGCGGGCCCGCATCCTCGGCTGGCTCTTCGCCTCGCTGATGGCCGAGCTCTTCGTGCTCACCCTGGGCCTGGTGGCCGGGCTGGCGGCGGTCTGGTCGGCGTTCGGGGTGCTGGCGGTCGGGGCGGCCCTGCAGGTCTTCGCCGCGACCCTGCCCCGGCTGCGCCAGCCCGAGGCGTACCGGGAGGCGGCCACCGTGGAGTGGAGCGGCTACGCCGCCGCGCTCATCGCCCTGGCCCTCGCGTTCGACTCGCCCCGGCACATCGCCGCGCTGCTGGCCGCCTGGGGCGCGGTCCTCGGGGTGGCCGCCAGCCGGCCGGGCCGACGGCCCGTGGAGCGGCGGATCCTGTTCTGGGCGGTGGTGGGATGCGAGATCAGTGCCTGGTGGATCCTGATGCGGGTGGCCGACGTGGCGCTGCCCGAGGCGTACACGCTCCCGTTCGCCGTGCTCGCCCTGCTGGTCGGGCTGCTGGAACTGCGCCACCGGCCCGACCTGTCGAGCTGGGTGGCGTACGGGCCGGCGCTGGTCGCCGCGTTCCTGCCGACCCTGGCGATCGTGCTGGCGACCGACACCAGCATGCTGCGGCAGGTGCTGCTGCTGCTCGGCGCCGTAGCGGTGCTGATCTTCGGCTCGACGAGCCGGCAGCAGGCACCGGTGATCGTCGGCGCCACGGTCACCGCGATCGCGGCGGTGCACGCCCTGGTCAGCCTCGGGCCGTGGCTGGTGCTGATCCCGTTCGGCTTCCTGCTGCTGGTGCTCGGCGCCAGCAACGAGCGCCGCCGCCGGGCCCAGGAACGCCTGCAGACGGCGCTGCGCGGCATGAGGTGA
- a CDS encoding UDP-glucose dehydrogenase family protein, translated as MTIPYPNTQPMPAIAAVTPPSGAARPRVTFLGTGYLGATYAICYAELGYEVLGFDVDADKIAKLNAGEVPIHEPGLDELLRRNLAAGRLRFSTDIAETAEFGDVHFICVGTPQRADGMGADLSYVEASVTSLAQHLTRKALIVGKSTVPVGTAEWVEQLVDKHTPADLGIEVAWSPEFLQEGFAVDDVLRPNRIVVGVKSEWANGMLYAAHKGVFDLAATEDREVPLVVTDFATAELVKVAANAFLATKISFINAMAEVCEAAGGDVTQLARSIGYDPRIGNRFLQAGLGFGGACLPKDIRAFQARAQELGAGEALRFLHEVDLINLRRRTRVVQLAAELLGRRSGPAGPDLSGTRIAVLGATFKPNTDDVRDAPALAVASLLGKAGADVHVYDPQGTENARRAVPELTYEESMNDAVSGADLVCVLTEWAEFRNADPVALGELVDGRRVVDGRNCLDSTLWTQAGWEYRGMGRP; from the coding sequence GTGACCATCCCGTACCCGAACACCCAGCCGATGCCGGCCATCGCCGCGGTGACCCCGCCCTCCGGCGCGGCCCGGCCCCGGGTGACCTTCCTGGGCACCGGTTACCTCGGTGCGACGTACGCCATCTGCTATGCGGAGCTTGGCTACGAGGTGCTCGGCTTCGACGTCGACGCGGACAAGATCGCCAAGCTGAACGCCGGCGAGGTGCCGATCCACGAGCCGGGCCTGGACGAGCTGCTCCGGCGCAACCTGGCCGCCGGCCGGCTGCGCTTCAGCACCGACATCGCCGAGACCGCCGAGTTCGGCGACGTGCACTTCATCTGCGTCGGCACCCCCCAGCGCGCCGACGGCATGGGCGCCGACCTGTCGTACGTCGAGGCGTCGGTGACCAGCCTGGCCCAGCACCTGACCCGCAAGGCGCTGATCGTCGGCAAGTCGACCGTGCCGGTGGGCACCGCCGAGTGGGTCGAGCAGCTGGTCGACAAGCACACGCCGGCCGACCTCGGCATCGAGGTGGCGTGGAGCCCCGAGTTCCTTCAGGAGGGCTTCGCCGTCGACGACGTGTTGCGGCCCAACCGGATCGTGGTCGGCGTCAAGAGCGAGTGGGCCAACGGCATGCTCTACGCCGCCCACAAGGGCGTCTTCGACCTGGCCGCCACCGAGGACCGCGAGGTGCCGCTGGTGGTCACCGACTTCGCCACCGCCGAGCTAGTCAAGGTCGCCGCGAACGCCTTCCTGGCCACCAAGATCTCCTTCATCAACGCGATGGCCGAGGTCTGCGAGGCGGCCGGCGGCGACGTCACCCAGCTGGCCCGCTCCATCGGCTACGACCCCCGGATCGGCAACCGCTTCCTCCAGGCCGGTCTCGGCTTCGGCGGCGCCTGCCTGCCCAAGGACATCCGGGCCTTCCAGGCCCGCGCCCAGGAGCTCGGCGCCGGCGAGGCGTTGCGCTTCCTGCACGAGGTCGACCTGATCAACCTGCGCCGCCGGACCCGGGTGGTCCAGCTCGCCGCCGAGCTGCTCGGCCGCCGGTCCGGCCCGGCCGGCCCGGACCTCTCCGGCACCCGGATCGCGGTGCTCGGCGCCACCTTCAAGCCGAACACCGACGACGTCCGCGACGCCCCGGCGCTCGCGGTCGCCTCGCTGCTCGGCAAGGCCGGCGCGGACGTGCACGTGTACGACCCGCAGGGCACCGAGAACGCCCGGCGGGCGGTACCCGAGCTGACCTACGAGGAGAGCATGAACGACGCCGTCAGCGGCGCCGATCTGGTCTGCGTGCTCACCGAGTGGGCCGAGTTCCGCAACGCCGACCCGGTCGCCCTGGGCGAGCTGGTCGACGGCCGCCGGGTGGTCGACGGCCGCAACTGCCTCGACTCCACACTGTGGACCCAGGCGGGCTGGGAGTACCGCGGCATGGGCCGCCCCTGA